One window from the genome of Molothrus ater isolate BHLD 08-10-18 breed brown headed cowbird chromosome 5, BPBGC_Mater_1.1, whole genome shotgun sequence encodes:
- the NOPCHAP1 gene encoding NOP protein chaperone 1 isoform X2: protein MAGPGGAAGPAAARELLDVRPRPGLENILLINSKLSSKKATTLQTVKVPRSNVLDRVQSFLPQMAQANDELKRKMVTAPTHQFDIEHLDSETEEVIEMNVAVVELSDSDTDEESLTSEDDSESDEDDSVTDEVTVDNIKFPKQKGEKGKIEILDSKANE, encoded by the exons ATGGCGGGCcccggcggcgcggcggggccggccgcGGCCCGGGAGCTGCTGGACGTGCGGCCCCGGCCAG ggctggaaaacattttgctgATTAATTCAAAATTAAGCAGCAAGAAGGCCACAACTTTACAGACGGTTAAGGTGCCAAGGAGCAATG TTTTGGACCGAGTACAGAGCTTTTTACCACAGATGGCCCAGGCAAATGATGagctcaaaagaaaaatggtaaCAGCACCTACTCATCAGTTTGATATTGAACATCTAGACAGTGAAACAGAAGAAGTTATAGAAAtg aatgtgGCTGTAGTTGAACTGAGTGATTCTGATACAGATGAGGAGTCGCTGACTTCAGAAGATGATTCAGAATCTGATGAAGATGACTCTGTAACGGATGAAGTGACAGTAGACAACATTAAGTTTCCTaaacaaaagggagaaaagggcaaaatagaaattttggacagcaaagcaaatgagtaa
- the NOPCHAP1 gene encoding NOP protein chaperone 1 isoform X1, with the protein MASLVVIRIIRINNAEFPGTRLGFPALLLPTVSRGHWHPDLNQCDGTPQLPPHRALQRGIRGLENILLINSKLSSKKATTLQTVKVPRSNVLDRVQSFLPQMAQANDELKRKMVTAPTHQFDIEHLDSETEEVIEMNVAVVELSDSDTDEESLTSEDDSESDEDDSVTDEVTVDNIKFPKQKGEKGKIEILDSKANE; encoded by the exons ATGGCTTCGTTGGTGGTCATAAGGATAATAAGAATAAATAATGCGGAATTCCCTGGCACCCGTTTGGGTTTTccggcgctgctgctgcccacgGTTAGCAGAGGTCATTGGCACCCGGATTTAAATCAGTGCGACGGCACGCCTCAGCTCCCACCTCACCGTGCCTTGCAGAGGGGAATTAGAG ggctggaaaacattttgctgATTAATTCAAAATTAAGCAGCAAGAAGGCCACAACTTTACAGACGGTTAAGGTGCCAAGGAGCAATG TTTTGGACCGAGTACAGAGCTTTTTACCACAGATGGCCCAGGCAAATGATGagctcaaaagaaaaatggtaaCAGCACCTACTCATCAGTTTGATATTGAACATCTAGACAGTGAAACAGAAGAAGTTATAGAAAtg aatgtgGCTGTAGTTGAACTGAGTGATTCTGATACAGATGAGGAGTCGCTGACTTCAGAAGATGATTCAGAATCTGATGAAGATGACTCTGTAACGGATGAAGTGACAGTAGACAACATTAAGTTTCCTaaacaaaagggagaaaagggcaaaatagaaattttggacagcaaagcaaatgagtaa
- the SLC41A2 gene encoding solute carrier family 41 member 2 isoform X4, producing MTNCKGRSTISKTNGKVHDREGFVNWTINLNTIQSDKFLRLLLSMVPVVYQINQEERYKKVNGVWQDGLQPVGHNFNVRSEQHTEYHHFSEASFHGSNGHSPSSCSPKYDDFTSYNYCDGMDTSETDAMLQDGTLSSDSNEDIIVEGRRKQPKESSSIMALQILVPFLLAGFGTVSAGMVLDIVQHWDVFKNVTEVFILVPALLGLKGNLEMTLASRLSTAVNIGKMDSPIEKWNLIIGNLALKQVQATVVGFLAAVAAVILGWIPEGKYRFDHSVLLCSSSVATAFIASLLQGVIMVGVIVGSKKTGINPDNVATPIAASFGDLITLAILAWISQGLYTCLETYYYVSPLVGAFFLALTPMGIVIAAKHPATRTVLHSGWEPVITAMIISSIGGLILDTTVSDPNLAGIVVYTPVINAVYLNT from the exons ATGACTAACTGTAAAGGCAGATCTACCATCTCCAAAACAAATGGCAAAGTCCATGACAGAGAAGGCTTTGTAAACTGGACCATAAATCTTAATACAATTCAGTCTGATAAATTTTTGAGGCTACTTTTAAGTATGGTTCCTGTTGTTTACCAAATAAACCAAGAGGAAAGATACAAAAAGGTGAATGGTGTCTGGCAAGATGGATTGCAACCAGTAGGACACAATTTTAATGTCAGGTCCGAACAACACACAGAGTACCATCACTTCTCAGAAGCAAGCTTTCATGGTAGCAATGGACACAGCCCATCCAGCTGTAGCCCTAAATACGATGATTTTACCAGTTACAATTACTGTGATGGAATGGACACTTCAGAAACAGATGCCATGTTGCAGGATGGCACTCTTTCTAGTGACAGTAATGAGGATATCATTGTGGAAGGACGTAGAAAACAACCCAAAGAATCGAGTAGTATTATGGCACTGCAGATACTTGTACCTTTTTTGCTGGCAGGGTTTGGAACTGTTTCTGCTGGCATGGTTTTGGATATTGTACAG CACTGGGATGTGTTCAAGAATGTTACTGAAGTCTTTATCTTGGTTCCTGCGCTGCTTGGTCTCAAAGGAAATTTGGAAATGACCTTGGCATCCCGCCTGTCAACTGCT GTAAATATTGGAAAAATGGATTCTCCCATTGAGAAATGGAACCTCATAATTGGCAATTTGGCCTTAAAACAG GTTCAGGCAACAGTAGTTGGTTTTCtagcagcagtggcagcagtaaTATTGGGCTGGATTCCAGAGGGCAAATACCGCTTTGATCATTCAGTCCTTTTGTGTTCTAGCAGTGTAGCAACTGCCTTCATAGCTTCTCTTTTGCAAG GAGTAATAATGGTTGGAGTTATTGTTGGATCCAAGAAGACTGGTATTAATCCTGACAATGTTGCCACTCCTATTGCAGCGAGTTTTGGCGATCTCATCACCCTTGCCATATTAGCATGGATAAGTCAGGGTCTGTACACTTGCCTTG agACATATTACTATGTATCTCCTTTGGTTGGTGCCTTTTTTTTGGCTCTGACTCCAATGGGGATTGTTATAGCTGCCAAACACCCAGCTACCAGAACTGTCCTCCACTCAGGATGGGAGCCTGTTATAACTGCCATGATTATAAGCAG TATTGGTGGCCTTATTCTGGACACAACAGTATCTGATCCTAACTTGGCTGGAATTGTTGTTTATACCCCAGTAATTAATG CTGTTTATTTGAACACCTGA